Part of the Aquimarina sp. MAR_2010_214 genome is shown below.
GAAAAAACACTCCCTATGAAATTTGATTCATTTTATGTGTCGCTTTTGTCAGAAAAATACAAAAGTGGTAAAATGAACTTTTTAAATGCTTTTTGGATTGGATTACGTTCTAACCTTAAAGCAAAACGATCTGGTGAATATTCTTCACATATTTACATCCTTAAAAATGGCTAATTTTTGTTTTTAGGCGCTTTTTTTGTCTTTTTAATACATGCTATACGTATTTATACTTCTTTTTTTTAAAAACGGCTTAAATGAGCTTATTTTTAGTAGGTTTTGATAGTTTTTTTATATAATAAAAAATAAAATAATTGTTTTTTCTTATATGTTGTTTTTTGCTGCTATATAATGAATAACATAACATGAACTTTGATATTTTTGCTCAGAACTAAATTTTTGAAAAATGAAAAAAATAGTATGTGTTGCAAGTGCATTATTAATTTTAGCTTCTTGTAATCAACAAATAGAGAAAACGGGTTATGTAAATAATACCAAAGTTGTTTCTGATTTTAAAGACATGAAAACCGCACAAGAAAAATGGACAAAAAAGAATAATGAAGTTCGAGCGGAACTGGAAGAAAAAGCAAAGCAATTTCAGATTGAGGTAGAAGGATACAAAAACATTATGAAATCTATGTCTGCTTCAAATAGAGAAAAGAAAGAGCAGGAATTGATGGTTAAGCAACAAGGCTTACAAAGAGAACAGCAAGCTAAAATGCAAGAGATCCAACAAGGAAGTCAAGTAGAGATAGATTCTATTATAGGTAAAGTGAAGAGTTTCATAGAGGATTATGGCAAGAAAAATGGATATACTTATATATACGGTGACACAGAAACCAGTAATATACTTTATGGCAAAGAAGAATTAGATCTTACAGATAAGATTCTTAAAGAATTAAATGGTGGTGATACTGCCACCACAGATGAGACTAAAGAGTAGCCAATAATATACTCTTTTGATATGTTATCAACCCCGATTAGTAGAATACTAATCGGGGTTTTGCTTTTAATATATATTGCTAATAATTTACGTGAAGATTACAAGATTATAATAAACTTGAGAATAGAGATCTTAACAAAGTTTAACAAGTTATAGCATTTTAGAAGTGTATATATAATTAATTTTTACGGTAATACCATACTTTTTATCGTATAAAAACGTTTTTTGCCGATATTGTTATTTTCTAAAACATTTATAATAAGGTAGTTATATCGGCATTTACATTTTTGATGTAAATAACTGATTTTGAGATATATAAAACTAATAATACATATAACAAAACATTAACTTTGGATCATCATAAAGATAAAAACTTGTTCATAATTTAGTAGGATTAATCTTAAAACCTTTTAATTATGAAAAAATTATTATTCACATTAATTATAATGTTTGTCAGTTCTTTGATAAAAGGACAAACAATAAGTGAAATTTTAAGAACAAAAGGGTCTGATATAATAGAGTCTAAAGATATAATTGTTTTTCCAACACATATTGCTAATGGAGAAAAATTAACCGTTTTGGCTAAAGGATATGAATATTTTGATGTTTTAATCTATGATTTACATGGTAATTTAATTATAGATAGTAAAAATGTGTCAACAAAAGTTAATTTAGATATTTCTAAGTTTTTACCTGGGATGTATATAGTTAAAGTAAATAAAGATAGTGATGAATTCATCAAAAAAATTATTGTAGCTAAGTAAAGAAAAACTATAAATAATAGTAAAACTTTGATTTGGATTAATAAATGAGAGTTTTTATTGTATTTTTTTTATGTTAATATAGAAAAAATGATCATTTTTAACATTAGAGTTTTAACACTACATTTTACACTTCATCGAATAAAACTGCTTTTTCAGAGCATTTAGTTCTCGTTAAATGCACCAAAAGTAATGTAAATTATGCGACCTTTATTTTGTTTTTTTATAATATTTTGCTCAAAATATGGGGAAATTATAGTATGTTATGTAGGGTATAAATGATTTTTTAAAGCTATCTATTAGATTGATTAACAAAATTTTATGTATATTGACATGTTTTTTTGTTTTGAATTTCTTTGGGTCAAAATTTGGCAATCAGTTGAAGGTAAGAAAATTATTACAAAAAAAAGTTAAATTTTAGTTTGATATAAGCATTTAATTTATAATTTTATGTTTTGGTAAAAAATATATTAACAATATTATTAACAAGCGCCCCAAATCGCATTGTTAATACGATATATTCACCTTAAATAATAAGCGTGATATCATGAAAAAAAGACTTAACCTATCGTTATTAATTGGCATGTTGGTATTCTTGAACTTCCAAGAATTGCGAGCACAAGCTGCTAGTTCCAGAATTATCGGCGCTCCATCACTACAGTCGGGGGGTAGCCAGATATGTGCAAGGCCATCATTCAATTCATTTAGCGTTATAGCTAGCTTATCCTTAGGAGGTCCTTTTGATGGTGGGAATCAGTTTATATTAGAACTGTCGGATGAAAACGGAAGTTTTGATAACCCTGCTAATATCCAAGAATTAGCAAGAGCAAATGGACCAAATAACGGTACGATGACTACACAAGAAATTCTTTTTGAGAACTTTGCGGTTCCCGAAAACTCAAATAGTGATAATTTTAGGCTTAGAGTAAGGAGTTCTTCTCCCGAGGTTATAGGAGCTATTTCAACAGATCCTTTACCTGTACATTTTTTTAATGATGATTTTCAAATTATCTTAAATGATTTTGAAGATGTTATTTTTTGTAACGTAAGCTCATTTAACAAAACACTTTCTGTTCGCATTGAAGATGGAAGTGGCAATAGTGTGAATCCAGATAATTTTGAATGGGAATGGCTAAAAGACGGAGCAATAATTGTTGGAGAATCACAATCAAAGCTTGATGTAACCGAACAAGGAACATATTTTGCTAGAGTACCTTTGGGAGCATGTCAGTTTTTCTTTTCAGCTTTTGGTGGAGCAGGAAGATCAAATAATATTGGTGTTTCTATTACAGATGTTGCTTCAGTAGTTATTGAAACACCTGCTCCAGACTTTTCTTTTTGTCCAAATGAAGTTAAAATACTGAACTCTAGTCTTGTAGATACTAGATTTAAATATCAATGGATTAAAAACGGAGAACCTATTGAAGGAGCGGTTACTTCTTCTATTACGTTACCAGATAATGATTTTGGAGGTGAGTATACATTAAGAATTGCTATTAGTGAAGATTGTAGTAATCTAGAAACACCCCCTGTAACAATAATTAATGAGGGGTCATCTATTACTGAGCCATTGCCAGAAAACTTAATTCTTTTACCTAGCCAGACATTTACACTACAAATCACAACTGATGCTCCAGAAGGGAGTAATGTAAAATGGTTTGTAGAAACAGCCCTTCAAAGCCAGGGACCATTAGTAGGAACAACTAGTTCGTTTGATGCTCAATTTGTTGGTAAATATAGAGTAGAGATAGAGGCCACAGATACATGTAATAGTATTTTGTTTTCAGAAACTGAGTTATTTGCTCCAACCGGTTTTGAAATAAAAATTGGAACAAAAGATGAAAATGTCTGTGATGCAGAGACATTTACTCTAGAATTGTTAGAATTATTAGGCGAAACAGTTGCAGGTTTAAAGATTCCTTTAACTCAAGAACAATTTGCATTTTTTGATTTTGAATGGTTTAAAGATGGAGTTTCTACTGGAGAAACAACAACATCAATTAATGTTGATAGATCTGATGAGAATGCAGCATATGTACTTAGAGCAGACTTAAGAACCGGAGAGTTTACGAACATCTCCTCAGATCCATTAATCATTGCTTTATCTGGAGGTATAACGATACAAGCTGATCCACCTGTTTTGACAGAAGGAGGTACCATAACACTTTCTGTTCCTCAAAATGATGCACATACATACCAATGGTTTAGAAAGGTAGATGGAGAAGATGTTCTTTTAGAAGGACAAACAAATAATACATTGGAAATTAATGAAAACGGAGAATATTCTGTAAAAATAACAACTCAAATATGCTCTCTTACAATAAGTATAAATGTTGGCGGTGGTGGAATATCAGAGATTATTCCAAATATAGTTACCCCAAATAGTGATGGTATAAATGACAATTGGCTATTGCCTGCGTCATTATTTAATCAACAGGATGTAGAAGTTACTATTTATACTTCTCGAGGTCAAGTTGATTTTACTTCGGCAAGTTATCAGAACAACTGGCCATTAGAGAATTCCAAATCTTTGGGTAAAGATCCTATTTATTATTATATAATAACAAAAAACAATTCCGTGGTCAGAAAAGGTTCGATAACGGTAATGAGATAATTTTATGGTCAGAAAATTACTATTAATAATCATATGTATATCCTTTAATCTTCTTAGAGGACAGGATGAAAATACTACCACTTACGGTGTTCTTCCTACTGATATACCTACTCATAACCTTGTAAAATATAATAGATTTTATTTCAACCCAACTTTTTCTTTAGTGCGTGAAAATAAAAAATCGGTAAATGTCTATAATAAGACACAATGGGCATCATTCAATGATAACCCACAAACCTATCTAATTAATTATACTGCAAATTTTGATGAGAAAATAGGAGTTTCTATTGGTTTACATCAACAAAATGAAGGTATTTATAGATATTTTGGTGGTATTGCCAACTTTGCCTATAACGTAGAATTAAACAGGGATATGAATTTCACTTTTGGAGTAAACCTAGGTTTTTCTCAAAGTGGTATTAAATCTAATATAGATTCTGCAACCAGTACGGTATTAAATAATGGAGTTGAAATAAGTGACCCCGTTATTCTTAATTATGAAAAAAGTTCTGTTTTTCAATTAACACCTGGTGTTAACTTTAATTATGAAGAATTTGATGTTGGAGTTTCGGTATCGAATTTAGTTGCCTATAACTTAACATCTAGTGAACTATTAACAGATAATATGGCCTTTACTGGTCATGTTATGTATACGACAAGTTTACAAAGAAGGTCTGATAAAATAATTCGTGGAATTGGCTATGCTAATATGTTACCCGATTCTGGTACAGATACTTCTAATCTTAGATACGGAGGTAGTGTAATTGTTGAATTACCGGCTTTAGGATGGGCTCAAGCAGGATATAATAGTTTTTATGGAGCTTCATTAGGTATTGGTGGAAATATTACTTCTAATGTTTCGGTAGGATACACTTACGAAACAGGACTTGGAGACACTAGTAATTTTGGAGCGACTCATGAGGTAGGTTTAGCATATAATTTTGAGAAAGAAAAGCCAAGAAGAAGAAGAAGAGGTAGTAGAACAAAATCAAGTACTCAAAAAGCTTATGAAGAAAGAGATTCTGAAATCAGAAGACTTAAAAAAGAAATCTTAGAACAAAATAAGTTAATAAGGAATCTTCAAAATGAAAAAGGAGATTCTAGAAGTCAGGATCAAAAAGCGATGAATGAGCTTGAAAGATCAATTGCAGAAGCTAAAGAAAAAGAAGCCAAAGCAGCCAGAGAGTTAGAATTACAACGTGAAGAAGAAGTAAAACTACTTAACAAAAAAGCAGAGGAAGAGCGCTTAGCAGCTCAAAGACAAATAGAGCGCGAAGTATCTGAGCAAAAAACAGAAGAAGAGCGCTTAGCAGCTCAAAGGCGAATAGAGCGCGAGGTATCTGAACAAAAAGCAGAAGAAGAGCGTCTAGCAGCTCAAAGGCGAATAGAGCGCGAGGTGTCTGAACAAAAAGCAGAAGAAGAGCGTCTAGCAGCTCAAAGACGAATAGAGCGTGAGGTATCTGAGCAAAAAGCAGAAGAAGAAAGAATAGCCACAGAAGAAGCAGCACGTGAAGCAGAAGCAGCAGAACAAGAAAGAATAGTTGCTCAAAAAGAACTTGATCGAGAATTAGCAGAACAGAAAGCAGAGGAAGAACGTCTTATTGCCCAGAAACAGTTAGAACGAGAGGTATCTGAGCAAAAAGTAGAGGAAGAGCGTCTAGCAACTCAAAAACGATTAGAGCGTGAAGTAGCAGAACAAAAGATAGCCGATGAGGCCACAGAAGTAGCACGTTTAGCCGAGGAGAAGCGATTAGCAGATGAGGCTGCGGCAGAAGCAGCGCGTTTAGCTGAGGAGAAGCGATTAGCAGATGAGGCTGCGGCAGAAGCAGCGCGTTTAGCTGAGGAGAAGCGATTAGCAGATGAGGCTGCGGCAGAAGCAGCGCGTTTAGCTGAGGAGAAGCGATTAGCAGATGAGGCTGCGGCAGAAGCAGCACGTTTGGCCGAGGAGAAGCGATTAGCAGATGAGGCTGCGGCAGAAGCAGCACGTTTGGCCGAGGAGAAGCGATTAGCAGATGAGGCTGCGGCAGAAGTAGCACGTTTGGCCGAGGAGAAGCGATTAGCAGATGAGGCTGCGGCAGAAGCAGCACGTTTGGCCGAGGAGAAGCGATTAGCAGATGAGGCTGCGGCAGAAGCAGCACGTTTGGCCGAGGAGAAGCGATTAGCAGATGAGGCTGCGGCAGAAGTAGCACGTTTAGCTGAGGAGAAGCGATTAGCAGATGAGGCTGCGGCAGAAGTAGCACGTTTAGCCGAGGAGAAGCGATTAGCAGATGAGGCTGCGGCAGAAGTAGCACGTTTGGCCGAGGAGAAGCGATTAGCAGATGAAGCTGCGGCAGAAGCAGCACGTTTAGCCGAAGCAGAAAGATTAAGACAAGAAGCAGCAGCAACAACCAAGAATGAAGAAGGACTGGATGAAATTAAGAAGGAATTAGATAATAGTAGTCGAATCACAAGTAAGATATTTGCTCGTAGAGATTCATTATTGACGACCAGTTTAAATGTAGATAAGCGTGAATTTAGCAAGCTCTTAGAATCACTTGTTAGTATGAATGATGATGCTGATGAGGCTAAAAGAGAAGCTGATCCTACTAGTTCTAAAAGATTGACAGCTAAGAATAGATTTGTAAAATTTGCAGAAACAACAAGGCCTGAGGCTCAAATTGCAACCAAATTTATACCAGGATACCCAGAAGGATATTACTTAATAGGTAATGTGTTTAAAGGTGGAGCATATGCTGATAAGTTCACGGGCACTTTAAAAGATTTAGGATTTAATGATTCTAAAATAATACTTAATCCAGAAAATCAATTCCAATATGTAGCAATAGAAAGTTACGCAAATAGGGATGAAGCGACAGAAAAGTATTTAAATAATATTGATAACAGATACTTTGGTGATATGTGGATATTACACATTGCCAAGAGTAGAGTAGAATCTTATAAAAAGCTATTACAAGAAACACGACTTATTAAAGATACGGTTAAGGATGATACTGTTTTAGCAGAGAGTCTATCTTATATAGGAGGACATAATATTGAAAATGGATATTATTTAATAACTAATATTTTCAAAAGAGAAAATTACTTTGAAAGAGGAATGGCGAAGCTACGATCTCAAGGATTAGAGCCTCAATATTTCAGGAACCCAAAAGATAACTATATATACGTTTACTTAAAGAGATATGATAATCTTGATGAAGCAAAACAGAGTCTATTCTCTAATGTAAACAATTCATATGATGGAGAACTTTATATATTGAAAATTCAATAGTAGCATGTTTTAGTTATGATGAAAAGTACCCCAAAAAAACACTAAATACTCAGCTTATGAAAACCAAAATACACATTAAAATAGCATTGGCGACGTTATTTATTATCGTCAATACCATAGGCAATATATCTGCACAGGAAACGATTCCCTTAACCCCAGAAACAACCCAAAACAGGATTAATGGTAATCTAGTAATGGCAGGAAACTCTATTGTAGGTTTGTTAAGAGATGATAATGGTAATACTTATAACCCTAATGCATCATATAATGGTAATTTAAATAATGGAAATAGTGTTTCAGACTATATTGATATAGACGGTGATGGTTCTACTTTTAGTTCTAGTAGTGCGAATATTACTACTCCAAGACCAACCTGTTCTAGAATTGTATATGCAGGTTTATATTGGTCTGCGACCTATTATTTGGTAAGGAGTAATGATGGGGATTTTAATAATCCGGCACCTAATAATATTAATAATTTTGGTGATCCACAACTTACAGGGTTACCTCCTGCCGATGCCAGAAAAATTGGAGCTGCGGATTTTAGAAATATAAAATTTAAAGTTCCAGGGCGTCCTTATGTAGATGTAACGGCTCAAAATGTGATTTTTGATGGATATAGAAATACTCTAACAAATCCTTTTAATTCTGCTTCTGATGATGTTCCTTATGTGTGTTATTCTAATGTAACCGGCTTGATGAATCAAGCTATGACCAATGGTGAATATACAGTGGCTAATATGAATGCAACTATTGGAAATACAAGTGGTCAAGATGGAGCTTCAGGTGGTTGGGTACTTGTTGTTATTTATGAAGATCCATTAGAAAGCAGTAAATTTATAAGTACCAATCATGGTTTTGTACAGATAAATAATGGTGATGCGCCAGTAGATTTTACCTATACAGGATTTACATCACTTCCGGGAAGCTTACCGGTTGAAGTAAGCTATGGTATTGCTACGTTAGAAGGAGATAGAGGTTTATCTAATGATAGATTGCGAATTAGAAATACGGCGGGAACTTTTGTTAGTCTAGGAAGTGGCGTTAATCCAACAAATAACTTTTTTAACAGTTCGATATCAGTTTCGAGTCCTACCCCACCTTATCCAAGTATACATACGACCAATCGTAATCCTGCTTCTAGAAATACGTTAGGTTTTGATATTGACCTTTTTCGTCTACCTAATAGCGGTAATAATTTGATCGGAAACAATCAAACCAATGCAACATTTAGACTTGAAACAGATCAAGATACCTATCGAGTCTTCCTGAATTCATTTGCGATTGAAATTATTGAACCCGAATTAAGGGTTCTAAAGAGAGTATTTGATACCGATGGGGTTACCGAAATCACCAATGCCAATGTTGAGCTTGGTGACGAACTTTTTTATGATCTTGAGATTGAAAATGTAGGAAATGAAGATTTGGTAGATGGTTCTGTGGTTATAACCGATATATTACCGGATAATGTAGATCTGGTTAGTATACAAGATTCAACATTACCACCAGGAGTTACTTATACAATTACTCCTCCAAGTAGAATTGATTTTAGGATTCCGGCGAGTATAGTCGAAGAAACAGACGCACCGATATTTATAAGATTTAGAGTACGATTGGTAAGTGATTGTGAGGCATTACGAGATGCCTGTTCAAATAGAATACAAAACACGGCCTTAGCAGCATTTACAGGTGCTATATCGGGCGAGACGTTAACAAATAATAGTAGTAGTGTAATTGGTGCTTGTGGTAACACAGATGGAGAAGCCACTAACTTTTTAGTTAATGTTCCTTCTTGTAGTAGTGACATTACTTTTTGTAACAATAATTTACAATTGGTTGCTGGTTCAGGATATACTACATATACCTGGACAGGACCAGGGATTACGACCCCAATAATTGAGTTCGATCCTGTTTTTGATGTACCTAATCCACAATCAGGAACATATACTGTTGTTAAAGAAGATGCAACAGGTACATGTATGACCCTTACAGAAGAATTTGTAGTAGATGCTTTTAGAGATATAGAAAATCCGGTTCTTGCTTATGTTAATGGTACTTCAGTAATTGAGACAAACTGTAGTGGTTTGAGATTACCACAGATTTTACTTTGTGGAAACCAAACTTTTGATATCGCAACTAATTTTGGTACTGCCAATCTTAATAGTATATCGTGGCAGCAATTATCCCCTAGCGGTTCTTGTGTTCTTGATTCTAATGACCCTTGTTCATTATTGTCTGGTAATTGTACAGATGCAAATTGGATAGAACAACCAGGAGGAAACACCACTAACTTTACGGTTTCTGATGCTGGAGATTACAGAATATTAGCAGAATTTGATGGTGGATGTTTTATACCATTCTATTTTAGTGTATTTAAAAATGACTATCAACCAACACTTGATATGGCCCCTATAGAATGTGGGAATGATGGAAGTGTTAGTGTTACAAATGCACCAACAAATTTTGAGTTTAGTCTTATTTCAGGAGGACCATATAGTGCCACTACGATTTTCCCTATTGCTCCAGGAGGAGGAGGAGATATTACTGTTTATGGTATAGATACTACATTTCCTGGATGTGAATATACGGCAACAATCAATGTACCAGAAATCAACCCAACATTTAGTGTAACAGGAACAAACCCAACTTGTATTAATGATGGTAATGGAACTGGTACAGGTACAATAAACATACAAGTTACTAATGGATCTCCAGAGTTCCAATATACGATTACAGGTGGTACTTTAACTGCTCCAATAATAGTTCCAAATAGTAGTGCAAACAATGGAAATTATATTCAGACTAATTTAAACCCAGGAACATACCAGGTAGAAGTTATATCAAATCGCCCTAGTCCAGAATGTATTTTTAATCAACAAATAATAATTAATCCAGCTCCAGATTTTAGAGCAGAGGTGGTGTTATTAGCACCAGAGACATGTGATTCTGGAGCTTTAGTTCAGGTTAATGTACTTGCCGGATCAGGAAACTACTCTTATGATATCGGAATAGAAACGGCCCCTGGTAGTGGAGTATTTAATCCTTCAGGAAATTTTGTTTCCTGTAATATTTTTGAACTTCCAACACCTGCCAATCCAGCTACATCTTATACTTTCTATGTAAGTGATGAAAGCATAAATACCCCACCAGCAGGTATTCCTGCTTGTATAATAGAAGCAAATATTACTGGAATTACACCTTACGAAGCTATCGTAATCGACAATGTAATAGTAACACAACCAGCTTGTTTTGGAGATGATGGACAAATTAGAGTAGATGTTTCTCCTACTGTTGCAGGAAGAAATTATACGTATCAACTATGGGATTGTGCTAGTGATCCTAATTGTGGTGATTCTGCAAATTGGGACCCTACATTGTGGACTATTGTAAATCAAATAGGGCCTGTTAATGGTCAAACAGCTACATTTACAGGAGTAGGTGATGGAAACTCATATGCAATAGCTGTTTTACATGACAGTACTACACCCGCTATCGCGAACCCTAATTGTACTATTACTGCACCGCCAGCTTTAGTTTGCCCAGTTAGACAATCGATATTTTCGATTACAACTCCGAACGCTATTGATGCCACAGTGAGTACTACTCGAGAATTAAGCTGTGTTGTTGGTAGTGAAAATGCCATACTTACAGTAGATATTTTAGGTGG
Proteins encoded:
- a CDS encoding OmpH family outer membrane protein, which produces MKKIVCVASALLILASCNQQIEKTGYVNNTKVVSDFKDMKTAQEKWTKKNNEVRAELEEKAKQFQIEVEGYKNIMKSMSASNREKKEQELMVKQQGLQREQQAKMQEIQQGSQVEIDSIIGKVKSFIEDYGKKNGYTYIYGDTETSNILYGKEELDLTDKILKELNGGDTATTDETKE
- a CDS encoding T9SS type A sorting domain-containing protein; this translates as MKKLLFTLIIMFVSSLIKGQTISEILRTKGSDIIESKDIIVFPTHIANGEKLTVLAKGYEYFDVLIYDLHGNLIIDSKNVSTKVNLDISKFLPGMYIVKVNKDSDEFIKKIIVAK
- a CDS encoding gliding motility-associated C-terminal domain-containing protein, with the translated sequence MKKRLNLSLLIGMLVFLNFQELRAQAASSRIIGAPSLQSGGSQICARPSFNSFSVIASLSLGGPFDGGNQFILELSDENGSFDNPANIQELARANGPNNGTMTTQEILFENFAVPENSNSDNFRLRVRSSSPEVIGAISTDPLPVHFFNDDFQIILNDFEDVIFCNVSSFNKTLSVRIEDGSGNSVNPDNFEWEWLKDGAIIVGESQSKLDVTEQGTYFARVPLGACQFFFSAFGGAGRSNNIGVSITDVASVVIETPAPDFSFCPNEVKILNSSLVDTRFKYQWIKNGEPIEGAVTSSITLPDNDFGGEYTLRIAISEDCSNLETPPVTIINEGSSITEPLPENLILLPSQTFTLQITTDAPEGSNVKWFVETALQSQGPLVGTTSSFDAQFVGKYRVEIEATDTCNSILFSETELFAPTGFEIKIGTKDENVCDAETFTLELLELLGETVAGLKIPLTQEQFAFFDFEWFKDGVSTGETTTSINVDRSDENAAYVLRADLRTGEFTNISSDPLIIALSGGITIQADPPVLTEGGTITLSVPQNDAHTYQWFRKVDGEDVLLEGQTNNTLEINENGEYSVKITTQICSLTISINVGGGGISEIIPNIVTPNSDGINDNWLLPASLFNQQDVEVTIYTSRGQVDFTSASYQNNWPLENSKSLGKDPIYYYIITKNNSVVRKGSITVMR
- a CDS encoding PorP/SprF family type IX secretion system membrane protein, coding for MVRKLLLIIICISFNLLRGQDENTTTYGVLPTDIPTHNLVKYNRFYFNPTFSLVRENKKSVNVYNKTQWASFNDNPQTYLINYTANFDEKIGVSIGLHQQNEGIYRYFGGIANFAYNVELNRDMNFTFGVNLGFSQSGIKSNIDSATSTVLNNGVEISDPVILNYEKSSVFQLTPGVNFNYEEFDVGVSVSNLVAYNLTSSELLTDNMAFTGHVMYTTSLQRRSDKIIRGIGYANMLPDSGTDTSNLRYGGSVIVELPALGWAQAGYNSFYGASLGIGGNITSNVSVGYTYETGLGDTSNFGATHEVGLAYNFEKEKPRRRRRGSRTKSSTQKAYEERDSEIRRLKKEILEQNKLIRNLQNEKGDSRSQDQKAMNELERSIAEAKEKEAKAARELELQREEEVKLLNKKAEEERLAAQRQIEREVSEQKTEEERLAAQRRIEREVSEQKAEEERLAAQRRIEREVSEQKAEEERLAAQRRIEREVSEQKAEEERIATEEAAREAEAAEQERIVAQKELDRELAEQKAEEERLIAQKQLEREVSEQKVEEERLATQKRLEREVAEQKIADEATEVARLAEEKRLADEAAAEAARLAEEKRLADEAAAEAARLAEEKRLADEAAAEAARLAEEKRLADEAAAEAARLAEEKRLADEAAAEAARLAEEKRLADEAAAEVARLAEEKRLADEAAAEAARLAEEKRLADEAAAEAARLAEEKRLADEAAAEVARLAEEKRLADEAAAEVARLAEEKRLADEAAAEVARLAEEKRLADEAAAEAARLAEAERLRQEAAATTKNEEGLDEIKKELDNSSRITSKIFARRDSLLTTSLNVDKREFSKLLESLVSMNDDADEAKREADPTSSKRLTAKNRFVKFAETTRPEAQIATKFIPGYPEGYYLIGNVFKGGAYADKFTGTLKDLGFNDSKIILNPENQFQYVAIESYANRDEATEKYLNNIDNRYFGDMWILHIAKSRVESYKKLLQETRLIKDTVKDDTVLAESLSYIGGHNIENGYYLITNIFKRENYFERGMAKLRSQGLEPQYFRNPKDNYIYVYLKRYDNLDEAKQSLFSNVNNSYDGELYILKIQ